In Bacillus cereus ATCC 14579, a single window of DNA contains:
- a CDS encoding bifunctional 3'-5' exonuclease/DNA polymerase produces the protein MTGSENMKLGSLFGRPKTLASSKKQVPVKESKLAVEMEKKKKPGQFDIVWPKVEPQQVKDYKAILTVSELKKYLERCIQTGKVGFDWETAASKEIRVHYKKAFEDIEEARTTGIIDDKEAESRSESLEKAYLKTPLDPWKGEICTVSLSAAAHESRVVPISHKVGQVFEPSMDRDEARKLVLDLLDEYLFKNEKVLKIAVNLSFETKYAAKYGKYILGKVADPLIMWVRCLQIAAPQKINNPKKPTSGWGLKPATKHIFGVTMNDFSALLKKYKVNFFDEIDASKGEGLLYSAEDSDYAVQHYEYWSQIAAQISRYEEWLHKIEMPFTRVIGLMEYWGMNWDPNLATQKKQEAEIMQEQAAERIKQIAKETFNIDINTGKSGKTNEVKSLMFDYLKIPIAKYGKTGASLDQEALIDMAFMLENKLNDIDEEKYLGVSLPENWENIDPEKDPTLDKLERGAIRIAKREPHPYKEQALEVIDQLKKIQKYTTLLSSHIIGREKYLNFMSGRIHAGYSPFTETGRLNSFNPNGQNVPRPDNDEFKIRNFFVPKPGKILFFIDFSGFELRLMAWKSGDEVMTELFNTGGDMHRRTASVMTGKSEAEIVKKERTDAKAGNFGISYGGTEHALQFTFKTKYMIRKTLDECAQIVNAVKTAYKRIPEYQRKIVLEAREQGYVQTIYGYMRLLPGINSANRRDRGSAERQAANTPVQGSAADIMKKVQNEIYESIGKQEGVLSHGSADMIAQIHDEIIFEIDDDPEIVVAVEKQIKQVMEQPPVPGFPVPIEAEGSVGYRWGEKMSVESWLKQREE, from the coding sequence ATGACTGGAAGTGAAAATATGAAACTCGGAAGTTTATTTGGAAGACCTAAAACATTAGCAAGTAGTAAAAAACAGGTACCGGTAAAAGAATCAAAACTAGCGGTTGAAATGGAAAAAAAGAAAAAGCCGGGACAATTCGATATTGTTTGGCCAAAAGTAGAACCGCAGCAAGTGAAAGATTATAAAGCGATTCTTACAGTCTCAGAGTTAAAGAAATACTTAGAACGTTGTATACAAACAGGTAAAGTAGGATTCGACTGGGAGACTGCAGCAAGTAAAGAAATTAGAGTGCATTATAAAAAGGCGTTTGAAGATATAGAAGAAGCACGTACTACAGGGATTATCGATGATAAAGAAGCGGAAAGCCGAAGTGAGAGCTTAGAAAAAGCGTATTTAAAAACACCATTGGATCCGTGGAAAGGTGAAATTTGTACGGTATCGCTGTCAGCGGCGGCACACGAGTCAAGAGTTGTTCCAATCTCACATAAAGTTGGCCAAGTATTTGAACCAAGTATGGATAGAGATGAAGCTAGGAAATTAGTTCTAGATTTGCTTGATGAATACCTATTTAAAAATGAAAAGGTATTAAAGATTGCGGTCAATTTGTCTTTTGAAACGAAATATGCAGCGAAGTACGGTAAATACATTTTAGGAAAAGTAGCAGATCCATTGATTATGTGGGTACGGTGTTTACAAATCGCAGCACCTCAAAAGATTAATAACCCGAAAAAACCTACAAGCGGATGGGGTTTAAAACCAGCTACGAAACACATTTTTGGTGTAACGATGAACGACTTTTCAGCCCTTTTAAAGAAATACAAGGTCAATTTCTTTGACGAAATTGATGCGAGTAAAGGTGAAGGGTTGCTTTACTCAGCTGAAGACTCGGATTATGCTGTGCAGCATTACGAATATTGGTCTCAAATTGCAGCTCAAATTTCGCGATATGAGGAATGGCTTCATAAGATTGAAATGCCATTCACACGTGTTATCGGCCTTATGGAATATTGGGGGATGAATTGGGATCCAAACCTTGCAACGCAAAAGAAACAAGAAGCAGAAATTATGCAAGAGCAAGCGGCTGAACGTATTAAACAAATCGCGAAAGAAACGTTCAATATTGATATAAATACCGGTAAATCAGGTAAAACGAACGAAGTGAAAAGCTTAATGTTTGATTACTTAAAAATACCGATTGCCAAATATGGAAAAACAGGCGCGAGTCTTGATCAAGAGGCGCTTATCGATATGGCATTTATGCTTGAAAACAAGCTGAACGATATCGACGAGGAAAAATACCTCGGCGTTTCATTACCTGAAAATTGGGAAAATATCGATCCGGAAAAGGATCCTACTTTAGATAAGCTAGAACGCGGAGCGATTCGTATCGCAAAACGTGAACCGCATCCCTATAAAGAACAGGCACTAGAAGTTATTGACCAGCTAAAGAAAATACAAAAATACACGACATTACTTTCTTCGCACATCATAGGACGTGAAAAGTACTTGAACTTTATGAGTGGACGGATCCATGCAGGGTACAGTCCATTCACAGAAACAGGACGCTTAAACAGTTTTAATCCGAACGGACAAAACGTACCGAGACCAGATAATGATGAGTTTAAGATTAGAAACTTCTTTGTACCTAAACCAGGAAAGATATTATTTTTCATTGACTTCTCAGGGTTTGAGCTTCGCTTAATGGCATGGAAATCAGGTGACGAGGTCATGACGGAGCTATTTAATACAGGCGGGGATATGCACCGTAGAACCGCATCTGTAATGACTGGAAAGTCTGAGGCTGAAATTGTAAAGAAAGAACGTACAGATGCCAAGGCGGGCAACTTCGGTATCTCTTATGGCGGTACGGAACACGCTCTACAGTTCACATTTAAAACGAAATACATGATTCGTAAAACATTAGATGAATGTGCGCAGATTGTGAATGCCGTTAAAACAGCGTACAAACGCATACCAGAGTATCAACGCAAGATTGTTTTAGAAGCACGGGAGCAAGGCTATGTACAAACGATTTATGGATATATGAGATTACTACCTGGCATTAACAGCGCGAATAGAAGAGATCGTGGCTCTGCTGAAAGACAAGCAGCGAATACACCAGTACAAGGAAGTGCCGCTGACATTATGAAGAAAGTACAAAATGAAATTTATGAATCTATCGGTAAACAGGAAGGCGTACTTTCTCATGGAAGTGCCGATATGATTGCACAAATTCACGATGAAATCATTTTTGAAATAGATGATGATCCGGAAATTGTAGTTGCAGTAGAAAAACAAATTAAACAAGTTATGGAGCAACCTCCAGTACCAGGATTTCCAGTTCCGATTGAGGCAGAAGGAAGTGTAGGTTATCGATGGGGCGAGAAAATGAGTGTTGAGTCCTGGCTTAAACAAAGGGAGGAATAG
- a CDS encoding dUTPase, with product MNIIHLFHLQKDLDNKIAEKRSLQNVSLFQEKKLSFRDELSELLHVWRGHKFWSENNKPITKGVRNKGQMMEEDKVYYNPLLDEFVDALHFALSIGLEREWNKIYRCLCSA from the coding sequence ATGAATATCATTCATTTATTCCATCTTCAAAAAGATCTTGATAACAAGATTGCGGAAAAACGTAGTTTGCAAAACGTGTCTTTGTTTCAAGAAAAGAAATTATCATTTCGTGACGAGTTAAGTGAGTTACTTCATGTGTGGCGTGGTCATAAGTTTTGGAGCGAAAATAACAAGCCGATTACAAAAGGTGTACGTAACAAGGGGCAAATGATGGAAGAAGATAAGGTGTACTACAATCCGTTATTAGACGAATTTGTTGATGCACTTCACTTTGCTTTATCGATTGGATTAGAACGTGAATGGAATAAAATATATCGATGCCTTTGTAGTGCGTAA
- a CDS encoding dUTP diphosphatase, which yields MRNNKGNTKTEIIDVFNDLYENKLWTAAHYMTLMNDLAYLGAALGFSAIEIYNAYIEKNKINHDRQASGY from the coding sequence GTGCGTAATAACAAAGGAAATACAAAAACAGAAATTATCGATGTGTTTAACGATTTATATGAAAACAAATTATGGACTGCAGCACATTACATGACCTTGATGAATGACTTGGCTTACTTAGGTGCAGCGCTTGGATTTTCGGCTATTGAAATTTACAACGCATATATCGAAAAAAATAAAATCAATCATGATCGTCAGGCATCCGGATATTAA
- a CDS encoding YopX family protein — MKEIKFKAHDGEQWIYSECVSKDKEGNWWILDEESDGWNMCSEPKQCTGLIDKNGKNIYFGDAVRWTRVIYTDCSRAEIKGTEVIEGTIGWLVSILAIKTEEFSRLLPPHLVEDQNEFELIGNGYDNLKVLKN; from the coding sequence ATGAAAGAGATTAAGTTCAAGGCCCATGATGGAGAACAGTGGATTTATAGTGAATGTGTATCGAAAGATAAAGAAGGAAATTGGTGGATTTTAGATGAAGAAAGCGATGGATGGAATATGTGTTCTGAACCGAAACAATGTACAGGTTTAATAGATAAAAACGGAAAAAATATTTATTTTGGTGATGCTGTAAGGTGGACGAGGGTAATATATACGGATTGTAGTCGAGCAGAAATTAAAGGTACAGAAGTAATTGAAGGCACTATTGGTTGGTTAGTCTCTATCTTAGCAATTAAGACTGAAGAATTTTCTAGATTATTGCCGCCGCATTTGGTTGAAGATCAGAATGAGTTTGAATTGATTGGTAATGGCTATGACAATCTAAAGGTATTGAAAAACTAA
- a CDS encoding BC1872 family protein, translating into MKPRDINKLIASKIFGYEIKDDNIIKDGRYRLGIPLYSQNIESAWQVVEKLEYDVKVTKTDLKPKYQVHVFVPGGVKMVFAETAPMAICKGALASVDIELQD; encoded by the coding sequence TTGAAACCAAGAGATATTAACAAATTAATCGCTAGTAAAATATTTGGTTATGAAATTAAAGATGACAACATCATTAAGGACGGTCGATATAGGCTTGGTATTCCTTTATACAGCCAAAATATAGAGTCTGCATGGCAAGTAGTCGAGAAGTTGGAGTATGACGTAAAAGTAACGAAAACAGATTTAAAACCAAAATATCAAGTTCATGTATTTGTTCCTGGTGGAGTAAAAATGGTATTTGCTGAAACAGCGCCGATGGCAATTTGTAAGGGTGCGTTAGCAAGTGTAGACATAGAACTGCAAGATTAA
- a CDS encoding HNH endonuclease signature motif containing protein: MKHFYTEEQKLFLTKNIKGRTRKELCEMFNEHFNLNLGLNQITAYIKNNGLNSGIDTRFTKGQDSWNKGAKGICAGGIQTQFQKGQKPHNYKPVGSERVNGDGYVDVKIADPNKWRAKHRLLWEEENGPIPKGYVIIFGDGNRRNFQQDNLILVSKSQLAILNKNQLIQNDADLTRAGIVIADIYKKIGERKKNK; encoded by the coding sequence ATGAAGCATTTTTATACAGAAGAACAGAAACTCTTTTTAACAAAGAACATAAAAGGTCGTACACGTAAAGAATTATGCGAAATGTTTAATGAGCATTTCAATCTAAACTTAGGACTAAATCAAATCACGGCTTATATAAAAAATAATGGTTTAAACAGTGGAATTGATACTAGGTTTACGAAAGGGCAAGATTCATGGAATAAAGGGGCAAAAGGAATTTGTGCCGGTGGAATACAGACGCAATTTCAAAAAGGTCAGAAACCGCATAATTACAAACCTGTTGGTAGTGAAAGAGTAAATGGGGATGGTTACGTAGATGTTAAAATCGCGGATCCGAATAAGTGGAGAGCAAAACATCGATTGCTATGGGAAGAAGAAAATGGACCAATACCTAAGGGATACGTAATTATCTTTGGTGATGGTAATCGGCGTAACTTTCAACAAGACAATTTAATACTAGTATCTAAATCGCAGTTGGCTATATTAAACAAAAATCAATTGATACAAAACGATGCGGACTTAACACGAGCAGGAATTGTAATAGCAGATATTTACAAGAAGATTGGGGAACGAAAGAAAAATAAATGA
- a CDS encoding transglycosylase encodes MKPVKAKCEVCEHMFRVQMLTARLSNRVDKHYFICPSCKTEFISYYSNREMRQLQKEISNLYKGFRTCYTKEQAKVIQAKIDKKDLEFKWLRDILRTEIENNLPN; translated from the coding sequence ATGAAACCCGTAAAAGCGAAATGTGAAGTATGTGAGCACATGTTTCGTGTCCAGATGCTCACAGCACGATTATCGAACCGTGTGGACAAGCACTATTTCATTTGTCCTAGTTGTAAAACGGAATTTATAAGTTATTATTCGAATCGTGAAATGAGGCAGCTGCAGAAAGAAATTTCAAATTTATACAAAGGTTTCCGTACATGTTATACGAAGGAACAGGCAAAGGTGATTCAAGCGAAAATCGATAAAAAAGATTTAGAGTTTAAGTGGTTACGAGATATATTGCGGACGGAGATTGAAAATAATTTACCAAACTAA
- a CDS encoding BC1881 family protein yields the protein MKNIPTKNLSEELETRAGVTTVQVSPHEKIEVAGITVEGPAVILINKD from the coding sequence GTGAAGAATATACCTACAAAAAATTTAAGTGAAGAGCTGGAAACACGTGCAGGTGTCACAACGGTGCAAGTAAGTCCCCATGAAAAGATTGAAGTAGCCGGTATTACGGTTGAGGGTCCGGCTGTGATTCTTATTAATAAAGACTAG
- a CDS encoding AbrB/MazE/SpoVT family DNA-binding domain-containing protein: protein MKSTGIIRNIDPLGRIVVPMELRRTLGIQEKDPMEIFVDGESIILQKYNPNNSCQITGEVSEENIELAGGKLVLSPEGVDQVLAELEARLKGR from the coding sequence ATGAAATCAACAGGTATTATTCGTAACATTGATCCATTAGGAAGAATTGTGGTTCCCATGGAATTACGCCGTACATTAGGTATTCAGGAAAAGGATCCAATGGAGATTTTCGTAGATGGTGAATCTATTATTCTACAAAAATATAATCCTAATAACTCTTGCCAAATTACAGGAGAGGTTTCAGAAGAAAATATTGAACTAGCTGGCGGGAAACTCGTGCTAAGTCCTGAAGGGGTTGATCAGGTATTAGCGGAACTCGAAGCACGTTTGAAGGGGCGATAA
- a CDS encoding phBC6A51 family helix-turn-helix protein: protein MAKLDELKQKLTAKQIQAAYLLVENELMESNNEEKRTQDEMANELGINRTTLWEWRTKNQDFIAFKSEVADSFLAEKREQVYSKLMQLILGPQPSVKAMQLYMQRFGLLTDKKVIEGDLGNATRTNAEIEEQLQKLKKLTGE from the coding sequence ATGGCGAAGTTAGACGAATTAAAGCAGAAACTTACGGCTAAACAAATTCAAGCGGCGTACCTGCTTGTAGAAAACGAATTGATGGAATCGAACAACGAGGAAAAAAGAACCCAAGACGAAATGGCCAACGAGTTAGGCATAAATCGGACAACGCTTTGGGAGTGGCGAACTAAGAACCAGGACTTCATTGCATTCAAGAGTGAAGTGGCCGACAGTTTCCTTGCAGAGAAGCGCGAGCAGGTGTACAGCAAGTTAATGCAGTTAATTTTAGGGCCGCAACCGAGTGTAAAAGCCATGCAGTTGTATATGCAGCGATTCGGTTTACTGACTGATAAGAAAGTAATCGAGGGTGATCTAGGAAATGCGACTCGTACAAATGCGGAAATCGAAGAACAGCTTCAGAAATTAAAAAAATTGACAGGCGAGTAA
- the terL gene encoding phage terminase large subunit, which yields MAYIDGKWLARQERQERINLVAERAKKLQELYETGEATEYYMDTLLADIDELEKLKRVHRGEHDMLYFMYEYFSEEGNPGNPDNLIPAGVTMDDAAEFHETLCGLLDDITTGREKKKKVAWSVGRGHAKTAYLSNGYLCHQVVYRLKQYIVLISETSDVAGDFISWARDQLKYNEKLREDFGILLYEQKSRNEVDNDKEFVTLTNTKVEAKGIGTQVRGLRHGSKRVQLYILDDLESKENTATVDLIAKNKRWFKEELLPGLSRQEGACIYMGTIVCYDSLLHHVIKNRRDFVSRSFPAILKWSEREDLWQEWREIRQVDDPDSADRAREFYEQNKEEMLSGTKTLWPSHFPYIDLMEIREDDGTKAFNQEYLCNPTDEERQIFKPKYFTYCTEDDLKDKKLLYYGAVDFAMGKEKGDYSVVVTLAKNVETGTCYIIDIFMERVHPNTLLEKAVEYTLAYQYESIAVEAQQAQEWFAEKVGEALQKKGYPSSTRLKQIKQRTRKALRIESLLPDIQSGKLRFMKHLRALLEQFEMYPMHPHDDGPDAVQMAFSIAYKRARRKAGTTGNSRY from the coding sequence ATGGCATATATAGACGGTAAATGGTTAGCCCGTCAAGAACGTCAGGAGCGTATCAATCTTGTAGCAGAAAGAGCAAAGAAATTACAGGAGTTGTACGAAACTGGCGAGGCTACAGAATATTATATGGATACACTACTTGCTGACATCGATGAGCTAGAAAAGTTAAAAAGGGTACATCGTGGAGAACATGACATGCTGTACTTCATGTATGAGTATTTCTCTGAAGAAGGGAATCCAGGGAATCCAGATAACTTAATCCCAGCTGGAGTAACGATGGATGATGCGGCTGAATTTCACGAAACCTTATGTGGCTTGTTAGATGACATCACAACAGGTAGGGAGAAAAAGAAAAAAGTAGCCTGGAGTGTAGGTCGTGGCCATGCGAAAACCGCATACCTGAGTAATGGTTATTTGTGTCATCAAGTTGTGTATCGATTAAAGCAGTATATTGTTTTGATTTCTGAAACATCTGATGTAGCCGGTGACTTTATATCCTGGGCACGTGATCAGTTAAAGTATAACGAAAAATTACGCGAGGATTTCGGAATCTTACTTTATGAGCAAAAAAGCCGAAATGAAGTAGATAACGACAAAGAATTTGTTACGTTAACGAACACGAAAGTCGAAGCAAAAGGTATAGGGACACAGGTACGTGGTTTACGTCACGGCTCAAAAAGGGTTCAGCTCTACATTTTGGATGATTTGGAGAGTAAAGAAAATACCGCGACGGTTGACTTGATTGCCAAAAACAAACGCTGGTTCAAGGAAGAATTGCTTCCAGGTTTAAGTCGTCAAGAAGGTGCCTGTATCTATATGGGTACCATCGTTTGTTACGACAGTTTGTTGCATCACGTGATTAAAAACCGTCGTGATTTCGTATCGAGATCATTTCCGGCAATCCTAAAATGGTCAGAGCGTGAAGATTTATGGCAAGAATGGCGTGAGATTCGTCAGGTCGATGATCCAGACTCGGCAGATCGTGCTCGCGAATTTTATGAACAGAATAAAGAAGAGATGTTAAGTGGTACAAAAACGTTATGGCCATCACATTTCCCTTACATCGATTTGATGGAAATTAGAGAAGATGACGGTACCAAAGCGTTTAACCAGGAGTATCTATGTAACCCGACTGACGAGGAAAGACAGATATTTAAACCTAAATATTTCACGTACTGTACTGAAGATGATTTAAAAGACAAAAAACTTTTGTATTACGGTGCGGTTGATTTCGCAATGGGAAAAGAAAAAGGTGACTACAGCGTAGTAGTTACACTTGCGAAAAACGTGGAAACAGGAACGTGCTATATTATCGATATTTTTATGGAGCGTGTGCATCCAAATACGTTGTTAGAAAAGGCTGTAGAATACACGCTGGCATATCAATATGAATCAATTGCTGTAGAGGCACAACAAGCACAGGAGTGGTTTGCTGAGAAAGTTGGGGAAGCGTTGCAGAAGAAAGGGTATCCGTCATCGACTCGCTTAAAACAAATTAAGCAACGTACGAGAAAGGCATTACGTATCGAGTCGTTATTACCAGATATACAGAGCGGTAAATTACGTTTTATGAAACATTTACGTGCTTTATTGGAGCAATTTGAAATGTATCCGATGCACCCACACGATGACGGTCCGGATGCAGTTCAAATGGCTTTTTCTATTGCATATAAACGTGCAAGACGTAAAGCGGGAACTACAGGGAATTCAAGATATTGA
- a CDS encoding phage portal protein gives MRVQGDRNFMNPVEIVMPVRTALGDSEWTRIMSEVRLYERYEGDLNVWSDYKKPENLDYEPTKIQLDYPQKIVNMIAAWQFEKEPKVTVPPDVIDDPALMIQSGYEPSEEQQAENSRAKAKERLLTWVWDDNRMHEKLLAAAKDRAISKTGVYARIHYDKRRGEFKIIWHPSTEVIAKYSDWDIDQLEEIHFIAWLDEEQTKMWKLSYYLVWHEEAGEYDCEIEEAVYNGDLEKQENRVERSSMGIDFIPVVPVPTEKLSKRTTGYSELEKTIELSDEIDKKMSDYSDALRFEMFAITLLTNVDEDPKNPLQVAPGAKWDLGDGAEETGEPSAKKLESGFRFKETIEAYLDRLQKRLHEKAEVPMVNTADMNTGGINDMAVQLLFSNIISKTQRSWVIWQSRLQTLNEYILRYMKAREDDSKFKYDKEMLAKVDNYYASKIIFGLPLPQDQKALIEQLGDEISNEIESIKGAITRSGKENAEQKFMEIMQERMLKRQSQDPYNEK, from the coding sequence ATGAGAGTACAAGGTGATCGTAATTTTATGAATCCTGTGGAAATTGTAATGCCAGTTCGTACCGCACTCGGCGATTCTGAGTGGACACGCATTATGTCCGAGGTTCGTTTGTATGAGCGTTATGAAGGAGACTTAAACGTATGGTCTGATTATAAAAAACCAGAAAATCTCGACTATGAACCTACGAAAATACAACTTGATTATCCTCAAAAAATTGTAAACATGATTGCAGCGTGGCAATTTGAAAAAGAACCGAAAGTCACAGTTCCTCCTGATGTGATAGACGACCCGGCACTTATGATTCAATCAGGATACGAGCCTAGTGAGGAGCAGCAAGCAGAAAACAGTAGAGCGAAAGCGAAAGAAAGGCTATTAACATGGGTTTGGGATGACAATCGAATGCATGAGAAGTTATTAGCAGCAGCAAAAGACAGGGCTATTTCAAAAACTGGTGTGTATGCTCGTATTCACTATGATAAACGTCGTGGTGAATTTAAGATTATTTGGCATCCATCCACAGAAGTTATTGCAAAGTATAGCGACTGGGATATAGATCAGCTGGAAGAGATTCATTTTATTGCATGGCTTGATGAAGAACAAACGAAAATGTGGAAGTTATCGTATTACTTAGTTTGGCATGAAGAAGCTGGTGAGTACGACTGTGAAATTGAAGAGGCTGTATACAACGGTGACTTAGAAAAGCAAGAGAATAGGGTTGAGCGCTCATCAATGGGCATCGATTTTATTCCCGTTGTACCTGTACCGACTGAAAAACTAAGTAAACGTACTACAGGTTATAGTGAATTGGAGAAAACGATTGAGTTGTCTGATGAAATTGACAAAAAGATGTCCGATTACTCGGATGCGTTACGTTTTGAGATGTTTGCTATTACTTTGTTAACGAATGTAGATGAAGATCCTAAGAATCCACTTCAAGTTGCACCAGGTGCGAAATGGGATTTAGGTGACGGTGCGGAAGAGACCGGTGAACCAAGTGCTAAAAAGCTAGAAAGTGGATTTAGATTTAAAGAAACTATTGAAGCATATCTGGACCGGTTGCAGAAACGCCTACATGAAAAAGCAGAGGTACCGATGGTGAACACTGCGGACATGAATACGGGCGGTATAAATGACATGGCGGTACAGCTTTTGTTTAGTAATATCATTTCAAAAACACAACGCTCATGGGTGATATGGCAGTCCCGTCTACAAACCTTAAATGAGTATATTTTACGTTATATGAAAGCTAGGGAGGATGACTCCAAATTCAAATACGATAAAGAAATGTTAGCAAAAGTAGATAACTATTATGCTAGTAAGATTATTTTCGGTTTACCGTTACCGCAAGATCAAAAAGCACTTATCGAACAGTTAGGCGATGAAATTTCAAACGAAATCGAATCAATTAAAGGTGCAATTACGAGAAGTGGTAAAGAAAATGCGGAACAAAAGTTCATGGAGATTATGCAAGAGCGGATGTTGAAAAGACAATCTCAGGATCCGTATAACGAAAAGTAA
- a CDS encoding phage scaffolding protein gives MEYAKQATALKFFVGQVQKTPKFPLRLDLQFFSDGGPGGDPDKKPGGPDDPSKTFTQEELDEIVKKRLERERGKSAEKYGDYDNVKAKLAEYEKAEEERKKQEMTEIERLQAEKEEADKKALEASEAAQKAQEKANTRILNTEIKSIARTLDANDPGDVLALLDKSTIQLDENGNYQGVEEAVNALKESKPWMFKKVVGADAAGGANPGTNPRANEILALEKELEEAKTKALKDSKYAGEVTRIYNKLLEAKSKK, from the coding sequence ATGGAATACGCAAAACAAGCTACAGCATTAAAATTTTTTGTAGGACAAGTACAAAAAACACCTAAGTTCCCACTTCGATTAGACCTACAGTTTTTCTCTGATGGTGGTCCTGGAGGTGATCCGGACAAAAAGCCTGGGGGTCCTGACGATCCGTCAAAAACTTTTACGCAAGAAGAACTAGATGAAATTGTTAAGAAGCGCTTAGAACGTGAACGTGGTAAATCCGCTGAGAAATACGGTGATTACGATAATGTGAAAGCGAAATTAGCAGAATACGAAAAAGCTGAGGAAGAGCGTAAAAAGCAAGAAATGACGGAAATTGAACGTTTGCAGGCTGAAAAAGAAGAAGCTGACAAAAAGGCACTAGAAGCTTCCGAAGCAGCACAAAAAGCGCAAGAAAAAGCAAATACACGTATTCTAAATACAGAAATTAAGAGTATTGCACGTACTTTAGATGCAAATGATCCAGGTGACGTATTGGCGCTTTTAGATAAGTCGACCATTCAACTTGATGAGAATGGAAATTATCAAGGAGTTGAAGAGGCTGTTAATGCGCTAAAGGAAAGCAAACCTTGGATGTTCAAGAAAGTTGTGGGAGCTGATGCAGCCGGTGGCGCGAATCCAGGAACAAATCCGAGAGCGAATGAAATTCTTGCTTTAGAAAAAGAACTGGAAGAAGCAAAAACAAAAGCGTTAAAAGATTCAAAGTATGCGGGAGAAGTAACACGTATTTATAACAAGTTGTTAGAAGCGAAATCGAAGAAATAA
- a CDS encoding SU10 major capsid protein, producing MPVPTTYEFQQQVRQMQANVDLILTKAPVLFGLIGVGDALTQTKFEWQNDYLNSDTGIVKTAAAVGDTDLVLEKGEARKFTENALVQNGLEVLRVVSVDENADKITVQRGYDSTKAEAITAGGELKVIARPRPEGEDAFRKNEINDRLVSHNFSQIFSRYASVSRTQQQVNTYGVSNELDYQVNLRLQEMIREANTSLIYGRRNGGSPTQPRTTGGLFAFTGIEGSHKQDFKGNEIAAKPLNDAVEQVFTRGGSANTILCGPNIARQITKLGGDTIRTTRQDTAAGYQILSFVSDLPGGAISSVVVDLNMPKDRALLLDTDKVKARYLTPIYDQDATPNGADYFSRVIRGEFGFEVKNAKESIAVLENISKTMA from the coding sequence ATGCCAGTACCAACTACGTACGAATTTCAACAACAAGTAAGACAAATGCAAGCGAATGTGGATTTAATTCTTACGAAAGCACCTGTTCTTTTCGGATTAATTGGTGTAGGAGACGCTTTAACACAAACTAAATTTGAATGGCAGAACGACTATTTAAACTCTGATACAGGTATTGTAAAAACTGCCGCAGCTGTTGGGGATACGGACCTAGTTTTAGAAAAAGGCGAGGCTCGTAAATTCACTGAAAATGCTCTGGTACAAAACGGCTTAGAAGTGCTACGTGTAGTAAGTGTTGATGAAAATGCCGATAAAATCACTGTGCAACGTGGTTACGATAGTACGAAAGCGGAGGCAATTACAGCTGGTGGTGAATTAAAAGTCATCGCAAGACCGAGACCAGAAGGTGAAGATGCTTTCCGTAAGAATGAGATCAATGACCGTTTAGTGTCACATAACTTCTCACAAATCTTTTCAAGATACGCATCTGTTTCACGTACACAACAACAAGTGAATACATACGGCGTATCAAACGAATTAGATTATCAAGTAAATCTGCGTTTACAAGAGATGATTCGTGAAGCGAACACGTCTTTAATTTATGGTCGTAGAAATGGCGGTTCTCCGACACAACCACGTACTACAGGTGGTTTATTTGCATTTACAGGTATTGAAGGTTCTCATAAGCAAGATTTTAAAGGGAACGAAATCGCGGCTAAACCACTGAATGACGCTGTAGAGCAAGTGTTTACGCGAGGCGGTTCAGCAAATACGATTCTATGTGGACCGAATATCGCACGACAAATCACAAAACTTGGTGGCGATACAATTCGTACTACGCGTCAAGATACTGCGGCAGGTTACCAAATCTTATCGTTTGTATCGGATTTACCAGGTGGAGCGATTTCTAGTGTGGTAGTTGATTTAAATATGCCTAAAGATCGTGCGTTACTTCTTGATACAGATAAAGTAAAGGCACGTTACTTAACTCCAATTTATGATCAAGATGCTACACCAAATGGTGCTGACTACTTCTCTCGTGTCATTCGTGGGGAATTTGGATTTGAAGTTAAGAATGCGAAAGAGTCTATCGCTGTTCTTGAAAATATCTCTAAAACAATGGCTTAA